In Deltaproteobacteria bacterium, a single genomic region encodes these proteins:
- a CDS encoding DUF4349 domain-containing protein — protein MARLRLRWLLALGLLAPGCMKGASARSFEAPGDAGGTVEAEYADADYASSDDAPSMTSREMKKSARRERSADRSAGDESYAPAPVMAAPAGKLGEVAPATPAVEEPRQALDGRMIIYTGAMHLSVFNLQEAMDKAEALPERYGGYVHSMEAGSMVLKIPAKQLRVAMKELAEYGVVEARSLSTQDVGAEYTDMESRVRALEGTHKQLLELLSKARTVDEALHVRQALDQVSAELEVLKGRMRQIDSLVAFSTLTLTMYERGPNTPTPSSNDPFPWVDSLGVEATEWK, from the coding sequence ATGGCGAGACTACGATTGCGATGGTTGTTGGCGCTGGGCCTGCTCGCGCCTGGTTGCATGAAGGGCGCATCGGCGCGGTCGTTCGAGGCCCCCGGCGACGCCGGTGGGACGGTGGAGGCGGAGTATGCCGATGCCGACTACGCGTCCTCGGACGACGCGCCGTCGATGACGTCGCGGGAGATGAAGAAGTCCGCGCGACGCGAACGCAGTGCCGACCGCAGCGCCGGCGACGAGAGCTACGCGCCGGCGCCGGTGATGGCGGCGCCCGCCGGCAAGCTCGGTGAGGTCGCCCCCGCCACGCCCGCGGTCGAAGAGCCGCGCCAAGCCCTCGACGGCCGGATGATCATCTACACCGGCGCGATGCACCTGTCGGTGTTCAATCTCCAAGAGGCGATGGACAAGGCCGAGGCGCTGCCCGAGCGCTACGGCGGCTACGTGCACTCGATGGAGGCGGGCTCGATGGTGCTCAAGATCCCCGCCAAGCAGCTGCGGGTGGCGATGAAGGAGCTCGCGGAGTACGGCGTGGTCGAGGCGCGTTCACTGTCCACGCAGGACGTCGGGGCGGAGTACACCGACATGGAATCCCGCGTGCGCGCGCTCGAGGGCACCCACAAGCAGCTGCTCGAGCTGCTGTCGAAGGCTCGCACGGTCGACGAGGCCTTGCACGTGCGTCAGGCGCTCGACCAGGTGAGCGCGGAGCTCGAGGTGCTGAAGGGGCGCATGCGGCAGATCGACTCGCTGGTGGCGTTCTCGACCCTCACCTTGACCATGTACGAGCGCGGACCCAACACCCCGACGCCGAGCAGCAACGACCCGTTCCCCTGGGTGGACTCGCTGGGTGTGGAAGCCACGGAGTGGAAGTGA
- a CDS encoding M20/M25/M40 family metallo-hydrolase has protein sequence MPRHLLVLALVALVPGGCAKRVPPGAIPPTAPVELTEPDVDEDGIDDDVEPIEGEGAAPAASDDDGFGAPADAKSGGGAPAKPAAPAAGGPTPKWAQAAATKIAGHAKGKRSAWDRLATMVDRFGARPSGSRSLEQAIDWAVETMRSDGLANARREPVMVPHWQRGKESLVALTPTPRTLRLLGLGGTVGTKGTLRAPLMVVGDLDELDRRATEAKGKIVLVNQKMPPYDHERDESGYGTAVRPRSEGASRAAKHGAVALLIRSVTAVSLDNPHTGAMRYDDAVPKIPAAAVTIEGAEFLARTAARGPVTMQLSMGAKRLPDARSGNAIAELVGREKPDEVVVIGGHIDSWDVGDGASDDGAGCVMAMEAARILKELELTPRRTIRVVLFTNEEFGLRGGKAYFEAHGKEPHVAAIESDSGAGAPQGFGVAGKDQAPVTALQRFAPLFASLGASDIEAGWGGADISPLTEAGVLSLSLRPDGSRYFDLHHSPADTIDKIDPDHIQRNAAAMALMAYILAERE, from the coding sequence ATGCCGCGCCACCTGCTCGTCCTCGCCCTCGTCGCACTCGTTCCCGGCGGCTGCGCCAAGCGGGTGCCGCCCGGTGCGATCCCACCCACCGCACCGGTCGAGCTCACCGAGCCCGACGTCGACGAGGACGGGATCGACGACGACGTCGAGCCCATCGAGGGTGAGGGCGCCGCCCCTGCGGCGAGCGACGACGACGGCTTCGGCGCCCCCGCGGACGCCAAGTCCGGCGGCGGTGCGCCGGCCAAGCCCGCCGCGCCGGCAGCCGGTGGGCCCACGCCGAAGTGGGCCCAGGCCGCGGCGACGAAGATCGCCGGCCACGCCAAGGGCAAGCGCAGCGCGTGGGATCGCCTCGCGACCATGGTCGATCGCTTCGGTGCGCGACCGAGCGGCAGCCGCAGCCTCGAGCAGGCGATCGACTGGGCGGTGGAGACCATGCGCAGCGACGGTCTCGCCAACGCACGCCGCGAGCCGGTGATGGTGCCGCACTGGCAGCGCGGCAAGGAATCCCTGGTCGCGCTCACGCCGACGCCGCGAACGCTGCGATTGCTCGGGCTCGGTGGCACCGTCGGCACCAAGGGCACCCTGCGCGCGCCGTTGATGGTGGTGGGCGACCTCGACGAGCTCGATCGCCGTGCCACCGAGGCGAAGGGCAAGATCGTGCTCGTCAACCAGAAGATGCCGCCGTACGACCACGAGCGCGACGAGTCGGGCTACGGCACCGCAGTGCGGCCGCGCTCCGAGGGCGCGTCGCGGGCCGCGAAGCACGGCGCGGTCGCCCTGCTCATCCGCTCGGTCACCGCGGTCAGCCTCGACAACCCCCACACCGGCGCGATGCGCTACGACGACGCCGTGCCCAAGATCCCGGCTGCCGCGGTCACGATCGAAGGCGCCGAGTTCCTCGCCCGCACCGCGGCCCGCGGGCCGGTGACCATGCAGCTGTCGATGGGTGCGAAGCGGCTCCCCGACGCGCGCAGCGGCAACGCGATCGCGGAGCTGGTCGGCCGCGAGAAGCCCGACGAGGTGGTCGTGATCGGCGGACACATCGACTCGTGGGACGTCGGCGACGGCGCCAGCGACGACGGGGCCGGCTGCGTGATGGCCATGGAGGCCGCGCGCATCCTCAAGGAACTCGAGCTGACGCCGCGCCGCACCATCCGCGTGGTGCTGTTCACCAACGAAGAGTTCGGGCTGCGCGGCGGCAAGGCCTACTTCGAGGCCCACGGCAAGGAGCCCCACGTCGCGGCGATCGAGTCCGACTCGGGCGCCGGCGCGCCCCAGGGCTTCGGCGTCGCGGGCAAGGACCAGGCCCCCGTCACCGCGCTGCAACGCTTCGCGCCGCTGTTCGCGTCGCTGGGTGCGTCGGACATCGAAGCCGGCTGGGGCGGCGCCGACATCTCGCCGCTGACCGAGGCCGGCGTGCTGAGCCTGTCACTGCGACCCGACGGCAGCCGCTACTTCGATCTGCACCACAGCCCCGCCGACACCATCGACAAGATCGATCCCGATCACATCCAGCGCAACGCGGCCGCGATGGCCTTGATGGCCTACATCCTCGCCGAGCGCGAGTAG
- a CDS encoding metallophosphoesterase — protein sequence MRWVVGDIQGCARELERLLREIHFDPAQDELWAAGDIVNRGPDSLAAARLWRDVGGRGVIGNHEVYALCARSGAWPRKRDTLDALFAAEDGEALLAMLRGLPPLVRLRSRGRGPDAWLVHAGIHPRWTNLESVADAVHRGVHDDAWLQREDVTFATRVRCCTADGVRSKFDRAPQDCPPPYRPWDEFYRGSNLVVHGHWAWRGHYRTPRVMGLDSGCVYGGRLTAWCQDEDRVVQIAAAQ from the coding sequence GTGCGGTGGGTCGTCGGCGACATCCAGGGCTGCGCCCGTGAGCTCGAGCGGCTGCTGCGCGAGATCCACTTCGATCCGGCGCAGGACGAGCTGTGGGCCGCGGGCGACATCGTCAACCGCGGACCCGACTCGCTCGCCGCAGCTCGGCTGTGGCGCGACGTCGGCGGCCGCGGCGTCATCGGCAACCACGAGGTCTATGCCCTGTGCGCCCGCAGCGGCGCATGGCCGCGCAAGCGCGACACGCTCGATGCATTGTTCGCCGCCGAGGACGGTGAGGCGCTGCTGGCGATGCTGCGCGGGCTGCCGCCGCTGGTGCGACTGCGCTCGCGTGGGCGTGGCCCCGACGCGTGGCTGGTGCACGCCGGCATCCACCCGCGCTGGACCAACCTCGAGTCGGTCGCGGACGCCGTGCACCGTGGTGTGCACGACGACGCGTGGCTGCAGCGTGAGGACGTCACCTTCGCGACCCGCGTGCGCTGCTGCACCGCCGACGGCGTGCGCAGCAAATTCGATCGTGCCCCGCAGGATTGCCCGCCACCGTACCGGCCGTGGGACGAATTCTACCGTGGCAGCAACCTCGTCGTGCACGGCCACTGGGCGTGGCGTGGCCACTACCGCACGCCGCGGGTGATGGGGCTCGACTCGGGCTGTGTGTACGGCGGCCGTCTGACCGCGTGGTGCCAGGACGAGGATCGCGTGGTGCAGATCGCGGCCGCGCAGTGA
- a CDS encoding sulfite exporter TauE/SafE family protein, producing MAIDLAGPAGLVLLVVVATIASVVNTMAGGGGLLVLPTLMALGLGPMAANGTMRVGVLAQNVTSVLAFRREGLGDLRLVARLLPAMIVGAGAGAWLATELDEALLRPLFGVVLVLWAVALLLRPARFFSVPEAPRSPGWGSHVASLAIGAYGGFLQVGVGFPLLALLVTGLGHAPVRANAIKVALVLGFTLVSLSMFASAGQVLWREGVALAIGGAIGGWIGAAWQVRAGAEIVRWFVIVTVAVSGAAMLLRAI from the coding sequence GTGGCGATCGATCTCGCGGGGCCGGCTGGGCTCGTGCTGCTGGTCGTGGTCGCGACGATCGCGAGCGTGGTGAACACCATGGCCGGCGGCGGCGGGCTGCTGGTGTTGCCGACGCTGATGGCGCTGGGCCTGGGCCCGATGGCGGCCAACGGCACCATGCGTGTGGGCGTGCTGGCACAGAACGTCACGTCGGTGCTGGCGTTCCGTCGCGAGGGTCTCGGCGATCTGCGCCTGGTCGCGCGCCTGCTGCCCGCGATGATCGTCGGCGCAGGTGCGGGCGCGTGGCTGGCGACCGAGCTCGACGAGGCACTGCTGCGACCGCTGTTCGGCGTGGTGCTGGTGCTGTGGGCGGTCGCCCTGTTGCTGCGCCCTGCGCGGTTCTTCAGTGTGCCGGAGGCACCGCGCAGCCCCGGCTGGGGTAGCCACGTCGCGTCGCTCGCGATCGGGGCCTACGGCGGCTTCCTGCAGGTCGGCGTGGGCTTCCCGCTGCTGGCGCTGCTGGTCACCGGGCTCGGCCACGCACCGGTGCGCGCCAACGCGATCAAGGTCGCGCTGGTGTTGGGCTTCACGCTGGTCTCGCTGTCGATGTTCGCCAGCGCGGGGCAGGTGCTGTGGCGCGAGGGCGTCGCGCTGGCGATCGGCGGGGCCATCGGCGGCTGGATCGGCGCCGCGTGGCAGGTCCGTGCCGGCGCGGAGATCGTGCGATGGTTCGTGATCGTGACGGTCGCCGTGAGCGGCGCGGCGATGCTGCTGCGCGCGATCTGA
- a CDS encoding VCBS repeat-containing protein has protein sequence MTLAAAAVACTGHPIEADDGPATSSAASTSVAAVDDTSGSAPSSDGGAAASDATGPVEASSSAGTTDGDDTTGGAVGGCGDGIPIAGELCWLAVMRVAIADVIDVQVGDIDGDDRPDLLVLPEREAPRAAEVLPLLRDAAGVWSPGAALAPGVALAEIAVADLDEDGFDDVIGADEAAALVTMPGSAAGLTSGLFQYSYAPHGLLVVGDFDDDDDMDIGMPWTSKPEIDYWTGNGDGALAYWEFSLHAGVLDGYVDAVVGDFTGDGLVDVLASSTTGYLDVHVAAPGQAPTVTVNAGGGMAAAIDAADLDGDGALDVVGLVPGSGTLALLRGLGDGTLDAAVPLVVDAAMLDVAAGDVDDDGNVDLVLVGDDLVQVWRNHGEADLQPTAPLLTAGGGRRIRIARLDDDGLPDLVIAGDAGVDIVMSAP, from the coding sequence ATGACGTTGGCGGCTGCGGCCGTGGCCTGCACCGGTCATCCGATCGAGGCCGACGATGGGCCCGCCACGAGCTCGGCTGCGTCGACCTCGGTCGCGGCGGTTGACGACACGTCGGGCTCGGCACCCTCGTCCGACGGTGGCGCAGCGGCCTCGGACGCGACCGGGCCGGTCGAGGCATCGTCGAGCGCGGGCACCACCGATGGCGACGACACCACCGGTGGGGCCGTGGGCGGCTGCGGGGACGGCATCCCGATCGCCGGCGAGCTGTGCTGGCTGGCGGTCATGCGGGTGGCGATCGCCGACGTGATCGACGTCCAGGTCGGTGACATCGACGGCGACGACCGGCCCGATCTGCTCGTGCTGCCCGAGCGCGAGGCTCCGCGCGCGGCGGAGGTGCTGCCGCTGCTGCGCGACGCCGCCGGGGTGTGGAGCCCTGGCGCCGCGCTTGCGCCCGGGGTCGCGCTGGCCGAGATCGCGGTCGCCGATCTGGACGAAGATGGCTTCGACGACGTGATCGGGGCCGACGAGGCCGCGGCGCTGGTGACGATGCCGGGCAGCGCTGCGGGCCTCACCTCGGGGCTGTTCCAGTACTCGTATGCACCCCACGGGCTGCTGGTCGTCGGCGATTTCGACGACGACGACGACATGGACATCGGCATGCCGTGGACCAGCAAGCCCGAGATCGACTACTGGACTGGCAACGGTGACGGCGCCCTGGCGTACTGGGAGTTCTCGCTCCACGCCGGCGTACTCGATGGCTACGTCGATGCGGTGGTCGGCGACTTCACCGGCGATGGTCTCGTGGACGTACTCGCGAGCTCGACCACCGGCTACCTCGACGTGCACGTCGCGGCGCCCGGGCAGGCACCCACGGTGACCGTGAACGCCGGCGGCGGCATGGCAGCGGCAATCGACGCGGCCGATCTCGACGGCGACGGCGCGCTCGACGTCGTTGGGCTGGTGCCCGGCAGCGGCACGCTCGCGCTGCTGCGCGGCCTGGGCGACGGCACGCTCGACGCCGCGGTGCCGTTGGTGGTCGACGCCGCGATGCTCGACGTCGCGGCGGGCGACGTCGACGACGACGGCAACGTCGACCTCGTGCTCGTCGGTGACGATCTGGTGCAGGTGTGGCGCAATCACGGCGAGGCCGATCTGCAGCCCACGGCGCCACTGCTCACGGCGGGCGGCGGGCGGCGGATCCGGATCGCGCGGCTCGACGACGACGGGCTGCCCGATCTCGTGATCGCCGGCGACGCCGGCGTCGACATCGTGATGTCGGCGCCCTGA
- a CDS encoding protein tyrosine phosphatase has translation MAPDDEVPERDPSIGGPTAEHASQVAGATDELDSTVRASLAAPAPVAPGFDRARLGRALTLGGGGLLPVGVGVVFGFFAADRGVRWLPSMLGILLVLAAVSLAAVLVGGVLSGGVHRMTPEGRRVRRRVLVVLGLLALALTVRLVLFWVTQPTPLTAMSPAEFNRAFAADATQYREYDENLRSIIDALARRESAFAADAVLGPQDETALRQSWAALHDAAFALDQIREFYEDWYRFDPSRAERDRHLRSFLLTFAAELALYEKAARFVALVERNPNAVKFLDAPHDALALPAGSLSRFKQELLGARDQARVIAGQQYLRWLASAFEGETEADGLGVSWLWRDIEAHIASVTALGMLARTDMQLAADVQVLRRAVRRAWYPAQSKVAEWMGDTRVRRPGWYLIDEAQQERMDAAAEPGDVMLSRKNWYVSNVGLPGFWPHAILYLGAPDKLAAYFDDDPEVRAWLRGRSGRDEGLTDYLAREHPSAWLRYQAGTAEGPYRVIEAISEGVSLNTLAHASGDYLAVLRPRLDRRAKAQAVVEAFAHEGKPYDYDFDFATDHALVCTELVWRSYRPGPDKPGLRIPLVDMAGRKTLPANAIAGLFAAERGRAEAQLDFVWFYDAHEHERRAFEADEDAFARSFERVKWDIALR, from the coding sequence GTGGCCCCCGACGACGAGGTTCCCGAGCGAGATCCGTCGATCGGCGGCCCCACGGCGGAGCACGCGTCGCAAGTCGCAGGTGCCACCGATGAGCTGGACAGCACCGTGCGCGCGTCGTTGGCTGCACCGGCGCCAGTGGCCCCGGGCTTCGATCGCGCGCGGCTCGGGCGCGCGCTGACGCTCGGCGGCGGCGGGTTGCTGCCGGTCGGCGTGGGCGTGGTGTTCGGCTTCTTTGCCGCCGACCGCGGGGTCCGCTGGCTGCCCAGCATGCTCGGGATCCTGCTCGTGCTCGCGGCGGTCTCGCTCGCCGCCGTGCTGGTGGGCGGGGTGCTCTCCGGCGGCGTGCACCGCATGACGCCCGAGGGCCGCCGGGTGCGTCGACGGGTGCTGGTGGTGTTGGGCCTGCTCGCGCTGGCGCTGACGGTGCGCCTGGTGTTGTTCTGGGTCACGCAGCCGACGCCGCTCACCGCGATGTCGCCGGCCGAGTTCAACCGCGCGTTCGCGGCCGACGCCACGCAGTACCGCGAGTACGACGAGAACCTCCGCAGCATCATCGACGCGCTGGCGCGCCGCGAGTCGGCCTTCGCTGCAGACGCCGTGCTCGGTCCACAGGACGAGACCGCGCTGCGGCAGTCGTGGGCCGCACTCCACGACGCCGCATTCGCGCTGGACCAGATCCGCGAGTTCTACGAGGACTGGTACCGCTTCGATCCGTCCCGCGCCGAGCGGGATCGTCACCTGCGGAGCTTCCTGCTCACCTTCGCCGCCGAGCTCGCACTCTACGAGAAGGCCGCGCGCTTCGTCGCGTTGGTCGAGCGAAACCCCAACGCCGTCAAGTTCCTCGACGCGCCCCACGACGCACTCGCGCTGCCGGCCGGATCGTTGTCGCGCTTCAAGCAGGAGCTGCTCGGCGCCCGCGATCAGGCGCGCGTGATCGCAGGCCAGCAGTACCTGCGCTGGCTCGCGAGCGCCTTCGAGGGCGAGACCGAGGCCGATGGGCTGGGCGTGTCCTGGCTGTGGCGCGACATCGAGGCGCACATCGCATCCGTCACCGCGCTGGGGATGCTGGCCCGCACCGACATGCAGCTGGCCGCGGACGTGCAGGTGCTGCGACGCGCAGTGCGACGGGCGTGGTACCCGGCGCAGAGCAAGGTCGCGGAGTGGATGGGCGACACCCGCGTGCGTCGCCCCGGCTGGTACCTCATCGACGAGGCACAGCAGGAGCGCATGGACGCCGCGGCCGAGCCCGGCGACGTCATGCTGTCGCGCAAGAACTGGTACGTCAGCAACGTCGGGCTGCCGGGCTTCTGGCCCCACGCGATCCTCTATCTCGGCGCGCCCGACAAGCTCGCGGCCTACTTCGACGACGATCCCGAGGTGCGCGCGTGGTTGCGCGGACGCAGCGGCCGTGACGAGGGACTCACCGACTACCTCGCGCGCGAGCATCCCTCGGCATGGCTGCGCTATCAGGCCGGCACCGCCGAGGGCCCTTACCGCGTGATCGAGGCCATCTCGGAGGGCGTCAGCCTCAACACCCTCGCGCACGCCTCGGGCGACTATCTGGCGGTGCTGCGGCCGCGGCTCGATCGCCGCGCCAAGGCGCAGGCCGTGGTCGAGGCCTTCGCCCACGAGGGCAAGCCCTACGACTACGACTTCGACTTCGCGACCGACCACGCGTTGGTGTGTACCGAGCTGGTGTGGCGCTCGTACCGGCCGGGCCCGGACAAGCCCGGCCTGCGCATCCCGCTGGTCGACATGGCCGGTCGCAAGACCCTCCCGGCCAACGCCATCGCGGGCCTCTTCGCAGCCGAGCGCGGGCGCGCCGAGGCCCAGCTCGACTTCGTGTGGTTCTACGACGCCCACGAGCACGAGCGCCGCGCGTTCGAGGCCGACGAGGACGCCTTCGCGCGCTCGTTCGAGCGCGTGAAGTGGGACATCGCCCTGCGCTAG
- a CDS encoding response regulator transcription factor codes for MNRIDTTIDVLAPDTTRALVLADDPLVREGLARRLGLAAAGEAALADDLGDAVLRSGANVVLWDLGPIGEHEPELVAALSRLQVPVVALAPAAIKRRELVAAGIAGVVGRESPSATVSSALGSVLHGLRVTDAMLADELDRDLELGTDLEPTARPVTGTREPDSLTAREHEVVQLMAEGLSNKQIGDRLGISAHTAKFHVNAVLGKLDASTRTEAVVRAVQRGVVML; via the coding sequence ATGAACCGCATCGACACCACCATCGACGTCCTCGCCCCCGACACCACCCGCGCGCTCGTGCTCGCCGATGACCCGCTCGTACGAGAAGGTCTGGCCCGCCGGCTCGGGCTCGCCGCCGCGGGCGAAGCGGCGCTGGCCGACGACCTCGGCGACGCGGTGCTACGCAGCGGCGCCAACGTGGTGCTGTGGGACTTGGGGCCGATCGGGGAGCACGAGCCCGAGCTGGTGGCCGCGCTCTCGCGATTGCAGGTGCCAGTGGTGGCGCTCGCGCCCGCGGCGATCAAGCGGCGCGAGCTGGTCGCGGCCGGCATCGCCGGTGTGGTCGGCCGCGAGAGCCCCAGCGCCACCGTCAGCAGCGCGCTGGGCAGCGTGCTGCACGGCCTGCGCGTCACCGATGCGATGCTGGCCGACGAGCTCGACCGCGACCTCGAGCTGGGCACCGACCTCGAGCCCACCGCTCGCCCGGTGACCGGCACGCGCGAGCCCGACAGCCTCACCGCACGTGAACACGAGGTCGTGCAGCTGATGGCCGAGGGCCTGTCGAACAAGCAGATCGGCGACCGCCTCGGCATCAGCGCCCATACTGCGAAGTTCCACGTCAACGCAGTGCTCGGCAAGCTCGACGCCAGCACGCGCACCGAGGCGGTCGTCCGCGCGGTCCAGCGCGGCGTCGTGATGCTGTGA
- a CDS encoding PDZ domain-containing protein, with translation MDELHHRLPDLAATAGAGLVRVQGRRHRAATGVRWQPTGAAAGLVVTALHIVDRDDAVAVTTAAGVTSEAEIIGRDPGLDLALLRVPTEALGEATPLVWRDTASLRVAEPVLALSRPGQSVRAAFGVLGVVGGSVRLGGGGTLERYIEIDRELPRGFSSALVMSPDGGAVGLAMRGLARDASVVLPHATLARVLPLLEQHGHLPRGYIGVGVYPARLPAEHAAKLQRRGAVIVVALQDEGPAQKAGMQMGDIVIAVDDEPVVSPTDLRAALEDRAGRRVTLAVLRGTETIRIEVEATQAS, from the coding sequence ATGGACGAACTCCACCATCGCCTGCCGGATCTCGCCGCCACCGCCGGCGCCGGCCTCGTACGCGTCCAAGGACGCCGACATCGTGCGGCCACCGGTGTGCGGTGGCAGCCCACCGGCGCCGCCGCCGGACTGGTCGTGACCGCACTGCACATCGTCGATCGCGACGACGCCGTCGCCGTAACAACGGCTGCGGGCGTGACGTCCGAGGCCGAGATCATCGGGCGCGATCCCGGACTCGACCTCGCGCTGCTGCGCGTACCCACCGAGGCGCTCGGCGAGGCCACGCCGCTGGTGTGGCGCGACACCGCAAGCCTGCGGGTCGCGGAGCCGGTGCTCGCGCTCTCGCGCCCCGGGCAGAGCGTGCGCGCGGCGTTCGGCGTGCTCGGGGTCGTCGGTGGCAGCGTCCGTCTGGGCGGCGGCGGCACGCTCGAGCGCTACATCGAGATCGATCGCGAGCTGCCCCGCGGATTCTCCAGCGCGCTCGTGATGAGTCCCGACGGCGGCGCGGTCGGCCTGGCCATGCGTGGCCTGGCGCGCGACGCATCGGTGGTGCTGCCCCACGCCACGCTGGCGCGTGTGCTGCCCCTGCTCGAGCAGCACGGCCACCTGCCACGCGGCTACATCGGCGTCGGAGTCTACCCCGCGCGGCTACCCGCAGAGCATGCCGCCAAGCTCCAACGACGCGGCGCGGTGATCGTGGTCGCACTGCAGGACGAAGGCCCCGCCCAGAAGGCGGGCATGCAGATGGGCGACATCGTGATTGCCGTCGACGACGAGCCGGTCGTGTCACCGACCGACCTGCGCGCGGCGTTGGAGGATCGCGCGGGTCGTCGCGTGACGCTCGCGGTGCTGCGCGGCACCGAAACCATTCGCATCGAGGTCGAGGCCACCCAGGCCAGCTGA